The following proteins are encoded in a genomic region of Actinomadura sp. NAK00032:
- a CDS encoding MFS transporter: MAQTSVAAHGAAASEPARPHYTHRQILEILAGLMMAMLTSMISTSVVATALPTIVGDLGGQDKLSWVASASLLTMTASTPLWGKLSDIAGRKLMFQTALLIFVLASVGAGLSQNIGQLIAARAFQGLGVGGLSALAQVILGDVVEPRQRGRYAGYMGAVFGVSTVAGPLLGGFIVDADGLGWRWCFYVCVPLAVVSFLVIQRVLKLPKVKRDTRVDVFGAFTITGAAALLMLVLSMGGTEFAWNSKWTYIMLGAAALLAVLAVVAERVAHDPILPPRLFRNPTFVLTSFVSICVGMAMFGAMIYMPQYLQIVKGMSPTGSGLMTLPLVLGMLITSTGSGQIVTRSGRYKLFPVIGMVCIAAAMFLLSRLHTDSSELLIGADLALLGVGMGLTLQILILAAQNAASPADLASTTSGVSFFRNLGGAMGVAAFGAILTNRVADEIASGLRAAGLPMPTGASGELGSPEEIQKLPEPLHGIIQDAFTKAMEAVFLVGVPVAVIGFIAVLALKELPLRGSADRGKAAAAKEPPAGGVLGEDGVVRPPAPVARTGAVGAVGAGRHARENGHDPESRLATAAPPAPAAAPAASDLAAQARLLAQQNGHAGHDGGVPVRGVVRTGDGAPVPSAALTLIGVDGHQLARAVTQEDGRYALPTPGPGSYVLIAATGEHEPQAATLVVGDRPVDFDLLLAGNGGLGGTVRGGDGAPLGNAMVVVTDVRGDVVGTGRTDADGRYLFKDITSGAYTLAVSAAAHRPVALPVEVVGNGQTRQDVEMPPGARIRGTVRDESGDPVGDARVTLVDAAGNVVAMVITGPDGEYAFTDLTGGQYTVIASGYPPVATGLSLSGSGLDEHDLKLGYPDE; encoded by the coding sequence GTGGCTCAAACCAGCGTGGCCGCGCACGGGGCGGCGGCGTCCGAGCCGGCGCGACCGCACTACACGCACCGGCAGATCCTGGAGATCCTCGCCGGTCTGATGATGGCGATGCTGACGTCGATGATCTCGACGTCGGTCGTCGCCACGGCGCTGCCGACGATCGTCGGCGACCTCGGGGGCCAGGACAAGCTGTCCTGGGTCGCCAGCGCGTCGCTGCTGACGATGACCGCGTCGACCCCGCTGTGGGGCAAGCTGTCGGACATCGCCGGGCGCAAGCTGATGTTCCAGACCGCCCTGCTGATCTTCGTACTGGCCTCGGTGGGGGCCGGCCTGTCGCAGAACATCGGCCAGCTCATCGCCGCCCGCGCGTTCCAGGGCCTCGGCGTCGGCGGCCTGTCCGCGCTCGCCCAGGTCATCCTCGGCGACGTCGTCGAGCCCCGCCAGCGCGGCCGCTACGCCGGCTACATGGGCGCCGTGTTCGGCGTCTCGACGGTCGCCGGCCCGCTGCTCGGCGGGTTCATCGTGGACGCCGACGGCCTCGGCTGGCGCTGGTGCTTCTACGTGTGCGTCCCGCTCGCGGTCGTCTCGTTCCTCGTCATCCAGCGGGTGCTGAAGCTGCCGAAGGTGAAGCGCGACACCCGCGTGGACGTGTTCGGCGCGTTCACCATCACCGGAGCCGCCGCGCTGCTGATGCTCGTGCTGTCCATGGGCGGCACGGAGTTCGCGTGGAACTCCAAGTGGACCTACATCATGCTCGGCGCCGCCGCCCTCCTGGCCGTGCTGGCGGTCGTCGCCGAGCGCGTCGCGCACGACCCGATCCTGCCGCCGCGGCTGTTCCGCAACCCGACGTTCGTGCTGACCTCCTTCGTCTCCATCTGCGTCGGCATGGCGATGTTCGGCGCGATGATCTACATGCCGCAGTACCTGCAGATCGTCAAGGGGATGAGCCCCACCGGCTCCGGGCTGATGACGCTGCCGCTCGTCCTCGGCATGCTGATCACCTCGACCGGCTCCGGGCAGATCGTCACCCGGTCCGGCCGCTACAAGCTGTTCCCGGTGATCGGCATGGTGTGCATCGCGGCCGCGATGTTCCTGCTGTCGCGGCTGCACACCGACTCCTCCGAGCTGCTCATCGGCGCCGACCTCGCGCTGCTCGGCGTCGGGATGGGCCTGACGCTGCAGATCCTGATCCTGGCCGCGCAGAACGCCGCCTCGCCCGCCGACCTGGCCTCGACCACGTCCGGCGTCTCGTTCTTCCGCAACCTCGGCGGCGCGATGGGCGTGGCCGCGTTCGGCGCCATCCTCACCAACCGGGTGGCGGACGAGATCGCGTCCGGGCTGCGCGCCGCCGGCCTCCCGATGCCGACCGGCGCGTCCGGGGAACTCGGCTCGCCGGAGGAGATCCAGAAGCTGCCCGAGCCGCTGCACGGGATCATCCAGGACGCGTTCACCAAGGCGATGGAGGCCGTCTTCCTGGTCGGCGTCCCCGTCGCGGTGATCGGCTTCATCGCGGTCCTCGCGCTGAAGGAGCTGCCGCTGCGCGGCTCGGCCGACCGCGGCAAGGCGGCCGCCGCCAAGGAGCCCCCGGCGGGCGGCGTCCTCGGCGAGGACGGCGTCGTCCGTCCCCCGGCCCCGGTGGCGCGCACGGGCGCCGTCGGCGCGGTCGGCGCCGGGCGGCACGCACGCGAGAACGGCCACGACCCCGAGTCGCGGCTCGCCACCGCGGCCCCGCCCGCACCCGCGGCGGCCCCCGCCGCGTCCGACCTCGCGGCGCAGGCGCGGCTCCTCGCGCAGCAGAACGGGCACGCCGGCCACGACGGCGGCGTCCCCGTGCGCGGCGTCGTGCGGACCGGCGACGGCGCGCCCGTCCCGTCCGCCGCACTGACCCTGATCGGCGTGGACGGGCACCAGCTCGCCCGCGCGGTCACCCAGGAGGACGGCCGGTACGCGCTGCCCACCCCGGGCCCCGGCAGCTACGTGCTGATCGCCGCGACCGGCGAGCACGAGCCGCAGGCCGCGACGCTCGTCGTCGGCGACCGGCCGGTCGACTTCGACCTGCTGCTCGCGGGCAACGGCGGCCTCGGCGGGACGGTCCGCGGCGGCGACGGCGCCCCGCTCGGCAACGCCATGGTCGTCGTGACCGACGTGCGCGGCGACGTCGTCGGCACCGGCCGCACCGACGCCGACGGGCGCTACCTGTTCAAGGACATCACCTCCGGCGCCTACACGCTCGCCGTCTCCGCCGCCGCGCACCGCCCGGTCGCGCTGCCGGTGGAGGTCGTCGGCAACGGGCAGACCCGGCAGGACGTGGAGATGCCGCCCGGCGCCCGGATCCGCGGCACCGTCCGCGACGAGTCCGGCGACCCGGTCGGCGACGCCCGCGTCACGCTGGTGGACGCCGCCGGCAACGTCGTCGCGATGGTGATCACCGGACCGGACGGCGAGTACGCGTTCACCGACCTGACCGGCGGCCAGTACACCGTGATCGCGTCCGGCTATCCTCCGGTCGCGACCGGTCTGTCGCTTTCGGGCAGCGGGCTCGACGAGCACGACCTCAAGCTCGGCTACCCCGACGAATGA
- a CDS encoding TetR/AcrR family transcriptional regulator, producing MGMRVEDERASAPETSAPEADAPEASAAAAGRRRPKRDREATRRRILEAGRDLFGEHGYDGVTVRMIAARAEANVALVNRYFGSKAALFEEVLAGESVIRGVIAGDPAGLPRRLAEHFVRQIDQRPVTTMSRILDRSAGQPEVKEALLHYLEDRIVQPITAQLDGPDARARALLASTIIMGGGPVRRLFGLDDLRAADPAEVTDRLTAMFTAALGPPVRHRE from the coding sequence ATGGGGATGCGGGTCGAGGACGAGCGCGCGAGCGCACCCGAAACGAGTGCGCCCGAGGCGGATGCGCCCGAGGCGAGCGCGGCGGCGGCCGGCCGGCGGCGGCCCAAGCGGGACCGGGAGGCCACCCGGCGGCGGATCCTGGAGGCCGGCCGCGACCTGTTCGGCGAGCACGGCTACGACGGCGTCACCGTCCGCATGATCGCGGCGCGGGCGGAGGCGAACGTCGCCCTCGTCAACCGGTACTTCGGCTCCAAGGCGGCGCTGTTCGAGGAGGTCCTGGCCGGGGAGTCGGTGATCCGCGGCGTCATCGCGGGCGACCCCGCCGGGCTGCCGCGCCGGCTCGCCGAGCACTTCGTCCGGCAGATCGACCAGCGCCCGGTCACCACCATGTCCCGGATCCTGGACCGCTCGGCGGGCCAGCCCGAGGTCAAGGAGGCCCTGCTCCACTACCTGGAGGACCGGATCGTCCAGCCGATCACCGCCCAGCTGGACGGGCCGGACGCCCGCGCCCGCGCGCTGCTCGCGTCCACGATCATCATGGGCGGCGGGCCCGTCCGGCGGCTGTTCGGCCTGGACGACCTGCGCGCCGCCGACCCGGCCGAGGTCACCGACCGGCTCACCGCCATGTTCACCGCCGCGCTCGGCCCGCCCGTACGCCACCGGGAGTAG
- a CDS encoding alpha/beta fold hydrolase has translation MRLGGALRERWGRTGRAARWTAAGAAVVLAGTAAGWGAVAGDAPRVRTSEQRIPVVDGPKDDQRVQLDTTFYRPAAGRAKGPAVLLAHGFGGSKREVAGEARELARAGYAVLAWSARGFGRSTGEIALNSPDYEVKDTRQLIDWLAKRPEVVLDGPGDPRIGMAGQSYGGAIALMTAAYDRRVDAIAPQITWNDLADALFPTTTEGAPPADGVFKKLWAGIFFTGSATRSACGRFLPSLCEMYQQVAEQGRPTASAIATLRRSSPSSVADRIKVPTLLVQGQADSLFPLDHADANARAIARNGAPVSVVWFQGGHDGGDPETERVEGLVRDFFDARLRGSGPSQDAFTVTRAGGLDSSTQEVVVEEATASRYPGLSGDPVAMRLTGREQTIFNPAGGSPASISAVPGLGALGSLGAVGGLGGSLPADMPGQTAVFDTAPLDHPVRLTGAATVRLKVQGKGPLFAKLYDVPPGGSAAPARRLAAPFRVSDGDVTVTLPPMDYRFDRGHRLRLVIATTDMGFATPAEPSSYKVQVVSPLSVPTVPSLATASSPLPAWVWALPLGALAVAAAILLPGRRRRATDTSSDVPLEITGLTKTYKNGHQAVADLSFRVEKGQVLGLLGPNGAGKTTTLRMLMGLIHPDSGEIRIFGQRVTPGAPVLSRLGSFVEGPGFLPHLTGRDNLDLYWRATGRPLDEAHLDEALQIADLGSALDRAVRTYSQGMRQRLAIAQAMLGLPDLLVLDEPTNGLDPPQIREMREVLVKYAAAGRTVIVSSHLLAEVEQTCTHAVVMAGGRRVAAGPVSEIVGSGRRLEDAFLEIIGETS, from the coding sequence ATGAGGCTGGGGGGCGCTCTCCGCGAGCGGTGGGGCAGGACGGGGCGGGCCGCGCGCTGGACGGCGGCGGGCGCGGCGGTCGTGCTCGCGGGCACGGCGGCCGGCTGGGGCGCGGTCGCGGGCGACGCTCCGCGCGTCCGGACGTCCGAGCAGCGCATCCCCGTGGTGGACGGGCCGAAGGACGACCAGCGCGTCCAGCTCGACACGACGTTCTACCGCCCGGCCGCCGGGCGGGCGAAGGGCCCGGCGGTCCTGCTGGCGCACGGCTTCGGCGGCTCCAAGCGGGAGGTCGCCGGCGAGGCGCGCGAGCTGGCCCGCGCCGGGTACGCGGTGCTGGCCTGGTCGGCGCGCGGGTTCGGGCGCTCGACCGGGGAGATCGCGCTGAACTCCCCCGACTACGAGGTGAAGGACACCCGGCAGCTCATCGACTGGCTCGCGAAGCGGCCCGAGGTCGTCCTCGACGGGCCGGGCGACCCGCGCATCGGCATGGCGGGCCAGTCGTACGGCGGCGCGATCGCGCTGATGACCGCCGCCTACGACCGGCGGGTGGACGCCATCGCGCCGCAGATCACCTGGAACGACCTCGCGGACGCGCTGTTCCCGACCACCACCGAGGGCGCGCCGCCCGCGGACGGCGTGTTCAAGAAGCTGTGGGCGGGGATCTTCTTCACCGGCAGCGCGACCCGCTCGGCCTGCGGGCGCTTCCTGCCGTCCCTGTGCGAGATGTACCAGCAGGTCGCGGAGCAGGGGCGGCCGACCGCGTCGGCGATCGCGACGCTGCGCCGGTCGAGCCCGTCCTCCGTCGCCGACCGGATCAAGGTGCCGACGCTGCTCGTCCAGGGGCAGGCCGACTCGCTGTTCCCGCTGGACCACGCCGACGCCAACGCGCGGGCCATCGCCCGCAACGGCGCGCCGGTGTCGGTGGTGTGGTTCCAGGGCGGCCACGACGGCGGCGACCCGGAGACCGAGCGCGTCGAGGGGCTGGTGCGCGACTTCTTCGACGCCCGCCTCCGTGGTTCCGGCCCGTCCCAGGACGCCTTCACGGTGACGCGGGCGGGCGGGCTCGACTCGTCCACGCAGGAGGTCGTCGTGGAGGAGGCGACGGCCTCCCGCTATCCCGGCCTTTCCGGCGATCCGGTCGCCATGCGGCTCACCGGCCGCGAACAGACGATCTTCAACCCGGCGGGCGGATCGCCGGCGTCGATCTCGGCGGTGCCCGGCCTGGGCGCGCTCGGCTCCCTCGGGGCGGTGGGCGGGCTCGGCGGGTCGCTGCCGGCCGACATGCCGGGCCAGACCGCCGTCTTCGACACCGCCCCGCTGGACCATCCCGTCCGGCTGACGGGCGCGGCCACCGTGCGCCTCAAGGTGCAGGGCAAGGGCCCGCTCTTCGCGAAGCTCTACGACGTTCCGCCCGGCGGCAGCGCCGCTCCGGCGCGGCGGCTGGCGGCCCCGTTCCGCGTATCGGACGGCGACGTCACGGTGACGCTCCCGCCGATGGACTACCGCTTCGACAGGGGCCACCGCCTGCGCCTCGTCATCGCGACGACCGACATGGGCTTCGCGACGCCCGCCGAACCTTCGTCCTACAAGGTGCAAGTGGTCTCGCCGCTGAGCGTCCCCACGGTGCCGTCCCTCGCCACGGCGTCGTCGCCGTTGCCCGCATGGGTCTGGGCGCTGCCTCTAGGTGCCCTCGCCGTGGCCGCCGCCATCCTCCTGCCTGGACGACGCAGGCGCGCCACCGACACCAGCAGTGATGTCCCCCTGGAGATAACCGGCCTTACCAAGACGTACAAGAACGGCCACCAGGCCGTGGCCGACCTGTCGTTCCGCGTAGAGAAGGGTCAGGTTCTCGGCCTGCTCGGCCCGAACGGCGCAGGGAAGACCACGACACTGCGCATGCTCATGGGGCTGATCCACCCCGACTCGGGCGAGATACGCATCTTCGGCCAGCGCGTCACTCCCGGTGCGCCCGTCCTGTCCCGCCTTGGCTCCTTCGTAGAGGGACCCGGCTTCCTGCCCCATCTCACCGGCCGCGACAACCTCGACCTCTACTGGCGCGCCACAGGCCGTCCCCTGGACGAGGCCCATCTGGACGAGGCGCTGCAGATAGCCGACCTGGGTTCGGCGCTAGACCGCGCCGTCCGCACCTACTCGCAGGGGATGCGGCAACGGCTCGCCATCGCCCAGGCCATGCTCGGCCTACCGGACCTCCTCGTCCTGGACGAGCCCACCAACGGCCTGGATCCGCCCCAGATCCGCGAGATGCGGGAGGTGCTCGTCAAGTACGCCGCCGCCGGGCGCACCGTCATCGTCTCCAGCCACCTCCTCGCCGAGGTCGAGCAGACCTGCACGCACGCGGTCGTCATGGCGGGCGGCCGCCGCGTCGCCGCCGGGCCCGTCAGCGAGATCGTCGGCTCCGGCCGCCGCCTGGAGGACGCGTTCCTGGAGATCATCGGAGAGACGTCATGA
- a CDS encoding ABC transporter permease has translation MTTYHVRRTLPLRVEAVRQFRRRRTLVAFGILLVLPWVLVLAFKLGGDPGPEGVPSLVDVATSSALNFALFALFVSTGFLLVVAVALFCGDTVASEAGWSSLRYLLAAPVPRARLLRQKLIVALSYAVVAVVSLPLMSLAAGTAGFGWGDVELPTGGTVPVSTALGRMAIIVGYSLIAQLVVAALAFLLSVTTDSPLGAVGGAVGLVIVSNILDAVTALGSWRELLPTHWMYSWMDALQPQIQWTGMAKGAAISLSYALILFALAFRRFRTRDIVS, from the coding sequence ATGACCACCTACCACGTCCGGCGGACGCTGCCGCTGCGGGTCGAGGCCGTCCGGCAGTTCCGGCGCCGCCGGACCCTGGTCGCGTTCGGGATCCTGCTCGTCCTGCCGTGGGTGCTGGTGCTCGCGTTCAAGCTCGGCGGCGACCCCGGCCCGGAGGGCGTCCCGAGCCTGGTCGACGTCGCCACCTCCAGCGCCCTGAACTTCGCGCTGTTCGCCCTGTTCGTCTCCACCGGCTTCCTGCTGGTGGTCGCCGTCGCGCTGTTCTGCGGCGACACCGTCGCGAGCGAGGCCGGCTGGTCGTCCCTCCGCTACCTGCTGGCCGCCCCCGTGCCCCGCGCCCGCCTGCTGCGCCAGAAGCTGATCGTCGCGCTCTCCTACGCCGTCGTCGCCGTCGTCAGCCTGCCGCTGATGTCCCTCGCCGCCGGCACGGCGGGCTTCGGCTGGGGCGACGTGGAGCTCCCCACCGGCGGCACCGTTCCGGTGAGCACCGCGCTCGGCCGGATGGCGATCATCGTCGGCTACTCCCTGATCGCCCAGCTCGTCGTCGCCGCCCTGGCGTTCCTGCTGTCCGTCACCACCGACTCGCCCCTCGGCGCGGTCGGCGGCGCCGTCGGCCTGGTCATCGTCAGCAACATCCTGGACGCCGTCACCGCCCTCGGCTCGTGGCGCGAACTTCTCCCGACGCACTGGATGTACTCGTGGATGGACGCCCTGCAACCGCAGATCCAATGGACGGGCATGGCGAAGGGCGCCGCGATATCCCTTTCCTACGCGCTCATACTGTTCGCGCTGGCCTTCCGCCGCTTCCGCACCCGCGACATCGTCTCCTGA
- a CDS encoding thioesterase family protein, whose product MKPGLRGQVSIVVGDGDTASAVGSGDVPVLATPRLLALAEAATVEAVRSEIGDGRTSVGTRVELEHRAASPVGVRVTVEAELEEVDGKRLVFAVNAVDERGPVGNGRIERVVVERERFLARLQ is encoded by the coding sequence GTGAAGCCGGGGCTGCGCGGTCAGGTGTCCATTGTGGTGGGGGACGGCGACACGGCGAGCGCGGTGGGCAGTGGTGATGTGCCCGTGCTGGCGACGCCCCGGTTGCTGGCGCTCGCGGAGGCGGCGACCGTTGAGGCCGTCAGGAGCGAGATCGGGGACGGCCGGACGTCCGTGGGGACGCGGGTCGAACTGGAGCACCGCGCGGCCAGCCCGGTCGGTGTGCGGGTGACCGTGGAGGCGGAGCTCGAAGAGGTCGACGGGAAGCGGCTCGTGTTCGCGGTCAACGCGGTGGACGAGCGCGGCCCCGTGGGGAACGGCCGTATCGAGCGCGTGGTGGTTGAGCGGGAACGGTTCCTGGCGCGGCTTCAGTAG
- a CDS encoding methylenetetrahydrofolate reductase: MRHQIGVLSPVADSFLIPDNHIGRATVSSVAVAHEVQAMGARGIACLNSRDRNLLGFRRDLLTAAAYGVERFLFVYGDKPSAGGRTSELTVRAMMEEARAASADDVFDGCGAFQVGVTSGLRKVPEWKRAADFTFVQVSYSVENLLRWRESVELEGPVYAGVMVLASAGMARNLAAAIPDIDIPGELVEAVERDRGAGVAAACEQVLAIRDSGAFDGVHLVPVSRYREVAARLEGEL, from the coding sequence GTGCGGCATCAGATCGGGGTGCTGAGTCCGGTGGCGGACTCGTTTCTGATTCCCGACAACCACATCGGGCGGGCCACCGTGTCGAGTGTGGCCGTTGCGCACGAGGTGCAGGCCATGGGCGCGCGGGGGATCGCCTGTTTGAACTCGCGGGACCGGAATCTGCTCGGGTTCCGGCGCGATCTGCTCACTGCGGCCGCGTACGGGGTCGAGCGGTTCCTGTTCGTTTATGGGGACAAGCCGAGTGCGGGCGGACGGACGAGTGAGCTGACCGTCCGGGCGATGATGGAGGAGGCCCGCGCGGCGAGTGCGGACGACGTCTTCGACGGATGCGGGGCGTTCCAGGTCGGCGTGACGTCCGGGCTGCGGAAGGTGCCTGAGTGGAAGCGGGCCGCCGACTTCACGTTCGTCCAGGTCAGTTACTCGGTGGAGAACCTTCTGCGGTGGCGGGAGAGCGTGGAGCTCGAAGGGCCCGTCTACGCGGGTGTCATGGTGCTCGCGAGCGCGGGGATGGCGCGGAATCTGGCGGCGGCCATTCCGGATATCGACATTCCCGGGGAGCTCGTCGAGGCCGTCGAGCGGGATCGGGGTGCCGGGGTCGCGGCCGCTTGCGAGCAGGTGCTCGCGATCCGGGACAGCGGGGCGTTCGATGGGGTGCATCTCGTGCCGGTGAGCCGTTACCGGGAGGTCGCGGCGCGGCTGGAAGGGGAGTTGTGA
- a CDS encoding DUF1877 family protein — protein MLGVHFAVSADQERLLLAAVDEGGVGELLEEIEEGWADAGLSVSTDKAWDAIQRCLGDGTLDPDGGAYPLSHAVLGGRHMHEDCYVVYVSANEVRDVAGELQRVDKVWLRRRFDAIDDPEYRGAQDDGDFEYTWENFVDVRGFFERAAEAGRAVVFTAT, from the coding sequence GTGTTGGGTGTGCATTTCGCTGTCAGTGCCGATCAGGAGCGGCTCTTGCTCGCGGCCGTTGATGAGGGCGGTGTCGGCGAGCTTCTCGAAGAGATCGAGGAGGGGTGGGCCGACGCGGGGCTGTCGGTGTCCACTGACAAGGCGTGGGACGCGATTCAGCGCTGCCTGGGGGACGGAACTCTCGATCCTGATGGCGGTGCCTATCCGCTGTCGCATGCCGTCCTTGGCGGGCGGCATATGCATGAGGACTGCTACGTCGTCTACGTGAGCGCGAACGAAGTCCGGGACGTCGCCGGGGAACTTCAGCGGGTCGACAAGGTGTGGCTGCGGCGGCGGTTCGATGCCATTGACGACCCGGAGTACCGCGGGGCGCAGGATGATGGCGACTTCGAGTACACGTGGGAGAACTTCGTCGATGTGCGGGGATTCTTCGAGCGGGCGGCCGAGGCCGGGCGAGCGGTCGTCTTCACGGCGACGTGA
- a CDS encoding helix-turn-helix transcriptional regulator: MAYELGRSVRALREERGWSQSELARGAGMTQSAVARFEAGGTVPTLAVLDRLARALGAELVVKLRSPAA; the protein is encoded by the coding sequence TTGGCCTATGAGCTGGGGCGTAGTGTTCGAGCCCTCCGTGAGGAGCGCGGCTGGAGCCAGAGTGAACTGGCCAGGGGGGCGGGCATGACGCAGTCGGCCGTTGCCAGGTTCGAAGCCGGCGGCACCGTGCCGACACTGGCGGTCCTCGATCGCCTCGCCCGAGCTCTCGGTGCCGAACTCGTCGTCAAACTGCGGAGCCCGGCCGCGTAA
- the rarD gene encoding EamA family transporter RarD — MIKRGMGAGVGAYVLWGLFPLYWPLLKPAGAGEILAHRIMWSLVAVGAVLAVRRTWAKVGRRQMLLLVAAAVVISVNWWTYIYAVNSGRTIEASLGYFINPLISVVFGVVVFRERLRPWQWAAVGLGTIAVVVLTVDYGRPPWIALVLAFAFGVYGLLKKFADMPSAESLAVETAVMFLPALGFVFFLEAQGDAAFGHEGVGNAVLLAGAGVVTAVPLMLFNAAAIRLPMTALGMLQYLAPVLQFAIGFLVQHEEMPPSRWAGFLLVWLALVTLTWEGLSRREAVPEAA, encoded by the coding sequence GTGATTAAGCGGGGTATGGGGGCCGGTGTCGGGGCGTATGTGCTGTGGGGGCTCTTTCCCCTGTACTGGCCGTTGTTGAAGCCGGCGGGGGCGGGGGAGATCCTCGCGCATCGGATCATGTGGTCGCTGGTCGCGGTGGGGGCCGTGCTGGCGGTGCGGCGGACGTGGGCGAAGGTCGGGCGGCGGCAGATGCTGCTGCTGGTCGCGGCGGCCGTGGTGATCAGCGTGAACTGGTGGACGTACATCTACGCCGTGAACAGCGGGCGGACGATCGAGGCGTCGCTCGGGTACTTCATCAACCCGCTGATCAGTGTGGTGTTCGGGGTGGTGGTGTTCCGGGAGCGGCTGCGGCCGTGGCAGTGGGCGGCGGTCGGGCTGGGGACGATCGCGGTGGTGGTGCTGACCGTGGACTACGGGCGGCCGCCGTGGATCGCGCTGGTGCTGGCCTTCGCGTTCGGCGTGTACGGGCTGCTGAAGAAGTTCGCGGACATGCCGTCGGCGGAGAGTCTGGCGGTGGAGACGGCCGTCATGTTCCTGCCCGCTCTGGGGTTCGTCTTCTTTCTGGAGGCGCAGGGGGACGCCGCGTTCGGCCATGAGGGGGTGGGCAACGCGGTGCTGCTGGCGGGGGCGGGCGTTGTCACGGCGGTGCCTCTGATGCTGTTCAACGCGGCGGCCATTCGCTTGCCCATGACGGCGCTGGGGATGTTGCAGTACCTGGCGCCGGTGTTGCAGTTCGCCATCGGTTTCCTGGTGCAGCACGAGGAGATGCCGCCCAGCCGGTGGGCGGGGTTCCTGCTGGTGTGGCTCGCGCTGGTGACGCTGACGTGGGAGGGGCTGAGCCGCCGGGAAGCGGTGCCCGAGGCCGCCTGA
- a CDS encoding cytochrome P450, whose product MTAETTGEELLRMELLPMADDRGEGYAVMRAAGPVARSDAGYLVTTRELAEHVFKNPETFSSKRAFDTLGSPVALVPIAFDPPDHTRYRRMLQPFFTPRAAAAVEQTVRDQVTALVDAIAERNSCDMVTELARPVPAKVFLDLFGLPQDDLDRLLAWREVIIKLADLSGSGEPPAEAMQSAAELFGYVSAHVAECRAGRAGGLLRDLFDAPGDDPFTDEEAVGLCFFFVLAGVDSVTNALSLMFAKLAARPELRRRIAADPAAIPAAVEEMLRVDPANAVVPRVATRDVVLAGVHIPAGAPVGVAVGAANRDPAELADPDAFDPGRDYNNLTWGSGPHRCLGIHLARMELRVVLEEWHRRIPEYAPAPGARPQVEWPTGVIGVPSVPVVF is encoded by the coding sequence ATGACTGCTGAGACGACGGGCGAGGAACTGCTCCGGATGGAGCTGCTGCCGATGGCCGACGACCGGGGGGAGGGATACGCGGTCATGCGGGCGGCCGGCCCCGTCGCCCGTTCCGACGCGGGATACCTCGTCACCACCCGTGAGCTGGCGGAACACGTCTTCAAGAACCCGGAGACGTTCTCCTCCAAGCGGGCCTTCGACACGCTCGGCAGCCCCGTCGCGCTCGTCCCGATCGCCTTCGACCCGCCGGACCACACCCGCTACCGCCGCATGCTGCAGCCGTTCTTCACCCCGCGCGCCGCGGCCGCGGTGGAGCAGACCGTCCGCGACCAGGTCACCGCGCTCGTCGACGCCATCGCCGAGCGGAACTCCTGCGACATGGTCACCGAACTGGCCCGCCCCGTCCCGGCGAAGGTCTTCCTCGACCTGTTCGGGCTGCCGCAGGACGACCTCGACCGCCTCCTCGCCTGGCGGGAGGTGATCATCAAGCTGGCGGACCTGTCCGGCTCGGGAGAGCCGCCGGCCGAGGCGATGCAGTCCGCCGCCGAGCTGTTCGGCTACGTCAGCGCCCATGTCGCCGAGTGCCGGGCGGGCCGCGCCGGGGGGCTGCTGCGGGACCTGTTCGACGCTCCCGGCGACGACCCGTTCACCGACGAGGAGGCCGTCGGCCTGTGCTTCTTCTTCGTCCTGGCCGGCGTCGACTCCGTGACCAACGCGCTCAGCCTCATGTTCGCCAAGCTCGCCGCCCGGCCCGAACTGCGCCGGCGGATCGCCGCCGACCCGGCCGCCATCCCCGCCGCCGTCGAGGAGATGCTGCGCGTGGACCCGGCCAACGCCGTCGTCCCCCGGGTGGCGACGCGCGACGTCGTCCTGGCGGGCGTGCACATCCCCGCCGGCGCGCCCGTCGGAGTCGCCGTGGGCGCCGCCAACCGGGACCCGGCCGAGCTGGCCGACCCGGACGCGTTCGACCCGGGCCGCGACTACAACAACCTGACCTGGGGAAGCGGCCCGCACCGGTGCCTCGGCATCCACCTGGCGCGGATGGAGCTGCGGGTCGTCCTGGAGGAATGGCACCGGCGGATCCCGGAGTACGCGCCGGCGCCCGGCGCCCGTCCGCAGGTCGAATGGCCGACGGGCGTCATCGGCGTGCCCAGCGTGCCGGTGGTCTTCTAG